In one window of Desulfurispora thermophila DSM 16022 DNA:
- a CDS encoding DegT/DnrJ/EryC1/StrS family aminotransferase, producing MDPERLAAAITPRTRAVIPVHFAGLACRMDAILELAERHSLAVIEDAAHALPATFQGRLVGALDSRATVFSFYATKTLATGEGGMVVTHDAALAQRCRVMRLHGISRDVFDRYTSRALAWYYEVVAPGFKYNLPDIAAAISIHQLKKVRAMQQKREAMARRYNEAFAGLPLKLPPGPPPGEVHAWHLYVIRLADDAPVGRDEFIQRMADLGIGCSVHFIPLHLHPYWRDTYGLKADDFPQALEAYRRAVSLPLYTRMTEADQERVIAAVRQLLAG from the coding sequence ATGGACCCGGAGCGGCTGGCGGCGGCCATCACGCCGCGCACCCGGGCGGTTATCCCTGTGCATTTTGCCGGCCTGGCCTGCCGCATGGACGCCATTTTAGAGCTGGCGGAAAGGCACAGTCTGGCAGTGATAGAGGACGCGGCCCACGCGCTGCCCGCCACTTTTCAGGGGCGGCTGGTGGGCGCGCTGGACAGCCGGGCCACGGTGTTCAGTTTCTACGCCACCAAGACGCTGGCCACGGGTGAGGGGGGCATGGTGGTGACGCATGATGCGGCCCTGGCCCAGCGCTGCCGGGTGATGCGCCTGCACGGTATCAGCCGCGATGTGTTTGACCGCTACACTTCCCGCGCCCTGGCCTGGTATTACGAAGTGGTGGCGCCGGGGTTCAAGTACAACCTGCCCGATATTGCGGCGGCCATCAGCATCCACCAGCTGAAAAAAGTGCGGGCCATGCAGCAAAAAAGGGAGGCCATGGCCCGCCGCTATAATGAGGCATTTGCCGGCCTGCCCCTGAAGCTGCCGCCCGGCCCGCCGCCGGGCGAGGTGCACGCCTGGCACCTGTATGTGATCCGTCTGGCCGATGATGCGCCCGTGGGCCGGGATGAGTTTATCCAGCGCATGGCCGATCTGGGCATTGGCTGCAGTGTGCACTTTATCCCCCTGCACCTGCACCCCTACTGGCGGGATACCTACGGGCTAAAGGCCGATGATTTCCCCCAAGCCCTGGAGGCCTACCGGCGGGCGGTCAGCCTGCCTTTGTATACGCGCATGACCGAGGCCGACCAGGAGCGGGTGATTGCGGCGGTGCGGCAGCTGCTGGCGGGCTAG
- a CDS encoding sugar transferase translates to MLAKRVFDLVCTIPGLLLLLPVFAVIALFIKLDSPGPVFFRQERVGRGGRPFRIYKFRTMVADAEKLGRQITVGCDSRITRVGAFLRHYKLDELPQLINVLKGEMSLVGPRPEVPRYVALYPPQVR, encoded by the coding sequence GTGCTGGCCAAAAGGGTTTTCGACCTGGTGTGCACCATACCGGGTTTGCTTTTGCTGCTTCCTGTTTTTGCGGTCATCGCCCTTTTCATCAAGCTGGATTCGCCGGGACCGGTGTTTTTTCGCCAGGAGCGGGTGGGGCGGGGCGGCCGCCCCTTTCGCATTTATAAGTTTCGCACCATGGTGGCCGACGCCGAAAAGCTGGGCCGGCAGATCACCGTGGGCTGTGACAGCCGCATTACCCGGGTGGGGGCCTTTTTGCGCCACTACAAGCTGGACGAGCTGCCCCAGCTTATCAATGTGCTGAAGGGTGAGATGAGTCTGGTGGGGCCGCGCCCCGAGGTGCCCCGCTATGTGGCCCTGTATCCGCCGCAGGTGCGGTAG
- a CDS encoding sugar transferase, which yields MLSVPPGITDFASLEFKEESRLLAAAAAEGAADPETVYVQKILPVKLDYYCRYVRQRSLWLDFKLVLRTLVAIWR from the coding sequence GTGCTTTCCGTACCGCCGGGCATCACCGATTTTGCCTCGCTGGAGTTCAAGGAGGAAAGCCGCCTGCTGGCGGCGGCCGCGGCGGAAGGGGCGGCCGACCCGGAAACCGTGTATGTGCAAAAGATTTTGCCGGTGAAGCTGGATTACTACTGCCGCTATGTGCGGCAGCGCAGCCTGTGGCTGGATTTTAAGCTGGTGCTGCGCACCCTGGTGGCCATCTGGCGGTGA